From the Chloroflexota bacterium genome, the window CTACCGTCGCGCCCTCCTCCTTAAGGCGATAGTACGGATACCACAGCTCGAGGTCCTCGTAGATCTTCTCGGCGAGAATCGCGACACGCTTGCCTTGCAGCTTCATCGGTTCGCCTCCTGTTGCGAAATGGATACCCTCTCATTATAATCCACGGTGACAGGACGTTGACTAACAGCAGACCTCCGCAGGCCGTGAAGGCCTGCGAGGTCTGCAATATCATGGAGACTCCGTGAGCGAACTCGACAGCATCACCCAGAAGATCATCGGCGCGCTGGACGCCAAGAACGCCGCGCGCGAGCAGGCGCTGACGCTGAGCCGCAAGGTCATCCAGCAGAGCGCGCTGACGATCCGCGCCTCGCACCGCGCCGACTATGACGAGGCGGCGCGCCTGCTGGCGGCGGCGCGCGACGCGGCCCGCCTGATGCGCGAAGGCGCGCGGGTACATCCCGATCTGTATTACGCCGGCTACGTGCAGGACGCGCTCAAGGAGTTCTCCGAGGCCAGCATCGTCAACGCGCTGGTGCAAGGTCTGCCACTGCCCGACCCCGACGTTCTGGGCGTCGAGTATGCGGCGTACCTGAACGGCATGGGCGAGGCGGCGGGCGAACTGCGCCGCCATGCGCTCGACTTGATCCGGCAGGGCCGCGCCCGCGATGCCGAGACGACCCTGCAGTGGATGGAAGACATCTTCAGCGTGCTGGTCACGGTGGACTACCCCGACGCGATCACCGGCGGCCTGCGACGTACGGCCGACATGGTGCGCGGCGTGCTGGAACGCACGCGCGGCGACGTGACCGTGATGATCAAGCAGGAGGAGTTGAAGGCGCTGCTGAAGATTAGCGGCGGCAGCGCCGTGCCGGGCGGCGCGCGTGAGTGAACGCGACGCAGAGATTATCCGCGCATCGGACGTTGGGCTGTACGCGTACTGCGCCAAGGCGTGGCGGCTGAAAGCCGACGGCCACGAGTCGGCCAACGCGGCCGAGATGGCGGCCGGCGCCGAAGCGCACGAATCACACGGCGCGCGTGTGGCGCTGTACAGCACGCTGCAGCGGACCAGCATCCTGCTGGCCGCGCTCGCCGCGCTGGCGCTCGGCCTCTG encodes:
- a CDS encoding haloacid dehalogenase: MSELDSITQKIIGALDAKNAAREQALTLSRKVIQQSALTIRASHRADYDEAARLLAAARDAARLMREGARVHPDLYYAGYVQDALKEFSEASIVNALVQGLPLPDPDVLGVEYAAYLNGMGEAAGELRRHALDLIRQGRARDAETTLQWMEDIFSVLVTVDYPDAITGGLRRTADMVRGVLERTRGDVTVMIKQEELKALLKISGGSAVPGGARE